One genomic window of Conger conger chromosome 9, fConCon1.1, whole genome shotgun sequence includes the following:
- the ankrd12 gene encoding ankyrin repeat domain-containing protein 12 isoform X2 — MAKPGGDRDGTMVEKQAGKKSKDKISPFTKTPKLDRSELLGREMKPRPSMKRKLSFTVSPPRNQERDSDTDKDGPDKKKVKKETGSKKSTPVNILFGYPLSERKQMALLMQMTARDNSPDSTPSHPTQALPVQKKLPSSASSRQKDKVNKRNERGETPLHMAAIRGDAKQVRELISLGADVNVKDFAGWTPLHEACNLGYYDVAKVLIAAGAEVNTQGLDDDTPLHDASSSGHKDIVKLLLRNGGNAFQANKRGERPVDVADSQELELLLKGEVPLSEPEDSSSESEDPPSVNPSSVDDNMEFSDLEKDSDGKQANLVKSSASMSGLDEYEFKDEEEEEEDDLSKALNDRHILRREQRQREKDERDGGHFLAKQDKGNTKSKKSKTSRVLYCSSDSSSDEADTPPERKASPTCSLATAEGHRLDSRTKKELSLTAEHKEKGKVKKKYKNQSKNKENQELKEDGKENSKVPFFSCSASAGTETSEKASREEDSFKMSFSPKDDSSVHLFHLPSARSPKLNHNLADKQPAPLKQENAKTCLSVAGGPCQVDGIKQDRHTEPNYATESCSSRGAKHKEKSKHHHKELSLDAHDRSSSPCKEDATIDSAESALRKTDKEGKVVKKYKLKHREKDKHRKDCEVEKDRHKQKEARKEGHRNLEFDREFWKENFFKSDENEEPLPGRTETPEGSSPHKTADSSPVKEEKREGREKHSSSSKDRRQKEDREKDKAVKKEKDLPSKEEKGKELRTSEQEERTDGVALDRGNEECTHSSAIKDEQDEQPVTERHTEQDLWDQSEKGTRDKTEKRTLGKERDAEKTDKKHSDKEKKPKGEHSPEKSELHNCTDRWKEREKTTAGSSHSPGDRNHKESEKLKAILMAKRPEENKKSRERPERKSEKEKVEKERSLGESRDRERNSIDKRGKPPEKVPDQGKLDRIKEKEKDGDKKKKEKGKDITSSTSNLKLLLEEKKSSTSESNRMSHEKNISLKLKEDVPRTPEKDRRERDKDADRHRDRDRHKDRSQPAKISKSKSNEVEADRAKPKPSPAPRDVRPKEKRLVNDDLMQTSFERMLSLKDQEIEQWHRKHMEKIKQKERERMKQRPVADSGKLKSKDRSKSSGGESCHSKELLRSKSSETSEVHNREKVLKDATSSRSFSLDAKCLPHSGKLGLSLENSLSRSPRPEGEKSILMSRSVSMISVASSEDSCQAAALTPRPLAEYDSDFAPEGSDSQLSSSQASFVVHPARSPAVHEKESEGLLDAAQRGRSTLPVRHASPYLRSILDEDTKVALSDGRPSEDPGKASTMIHSSGEHAKGTLPDSSVASIQDGNISQSLPPPSFSHFSSDPENIASGGIEGNTSKTNLPITSNSSDTLNKDYDEIHIQQATHSDSRQQSTTELKRPCITDPLSEKTMFWPPVENCRTESSSQKSNVEHNDKATKDTLSENSSEGTFSSPLTSQQTFSVIPQEPTEVSCEPSQGGDEASHLGPELQEKAGLLEDTVCKREDLRKEPVSAKIEWVSSPGPSNTPLCTSTHKTDRSTGDSVLISTAGSMEIKVTPEDMEAESLDSKDSKDSTGPSELPLEKQEGSCPTPSYPTGLSCAGPVTKAEDLADAPESKEKNSGVEVPEIAEPSSDDAPQTLLAHEIKNEPVDTAPDHTAPEENSQLQEQLEASGIPPCGLQGDPHTEHSSTCSGSSSPLQGEGDSLGAKAKMQPLEEEDNQVNHPRKRKMPRVSQVGPGAQQAKDKAQQSLAAIVDSLKLEEIQPYQTERANPYYEFLHIRRKIEEKRKVLCSVIPQAPQYYDEYVTFNGSYLLDGNPLSKLCIPTITPPPSLPDPLKEMFKQQEVVRMKLRLQHSIEREKLIVSNEQEVLRVHYRAARTLANQSLPFSACTVLLDAEVYNMPAEAQGEDGKTSVRDRFNARQFMSWLQDVDDKFDKLKTCLLMRQQHEAAALNAVQRLEWQLKLQELDPAMYKSTSIFQIPEFYIPLVEVNDDFDLTPI, encoded by the exons AGCTCTCCTTCACCGTCAGTCCCCCGCGCAACCAGGAGCGCGATTCAGACACGG ATAAAGATGGTCCTGACAAGAAGAAAGTGAAAAAGGAGACTGGAAGTAAGAAGTCTACTCCTGTGAACATCCTGTTCGGGTATCCCCTGTCAGAGCGCAAGCAGATGGCCCTCCTCATGCAGATGACGGCAAGAGACAACAGCCCAG ACTCCACCCCCAGCCACCCCACGCAAGCGCTGCCGGTTCAAAAGAAGCTCCCCAGCTCTGCCTCGTCCAGGCAGAAGGACAAGGTGAACAAGAGGAACGAGCGGGGAGAGACCCCCCTCCACATGGCCGCTATCCGCGGTGACGCTAAGCAAGTCAGGGAGCTCATTAGCCTGGGGGCTGATGTCAATGTCAAAGACTTTGCAG GCTGGACGCCACTGCACGAGGCCTGCAACCTTGGGTATTACGATGTGGCCAAAGTGCTGATCGCTGCCGGGGCGGAGGTCAACACGCAGGGGCTCGATGACGACACGCCACTGCATGATGCATCCAGCAGCGGACACAAGGAT ATTGTGAAGCTACTGCTGAGAAATGGAGGAAACGCCTTCCAGGCTAACAAGCGTGGAGAGCGTCCGGTGGATGTAGCAGACTCCCAGGAGCTGGAGCTTCTGCTTAAGGGCGAGGTCCCGCTGTCCGAGCCAGAGGACAGCTCCTCTG AATCAGAAGACCCCCCATCTGTTAATCCCTCCAGTGTGGATGACAATATGGAGTTCTCAGACCTGGAAAAGGACTCTGATGGCAAGCAGGCCAACCTGGTAAAATCGTCGGCCTCCATGTCCGGGCTAGATGAATACGAGTTCAaggacgaggaagaggaggaagaggatgaccTGAGCAAGGCGCTGAATGACAGGCACATCCTGCGGCGGGAACAGAGGCAGCGGGAGAAGGACGAGAGGGATGGTGGGCACTTCCTGGCCAAGCAGGACAAAGGCAACACCAAGTCCAAAAAGTCCAAAACATCCCGTGTCCTGTACTGCAGTTCAGACAGCTCCAGCGATGAGGCGGACACCCCTCCAGAGAGGAAGGCCTCTCCCACCTGCTCCCTGGCCACCGCTGAGGGACACAGGCTGGACAGCAGGACTAAAAAGGAGCTGAGCCTCACGGCAGAACATAAGGAGAAGGGCAAGGTCAAGAAAAAGTATAAAAACCAGAGCAAAAACAAGGAAAATCAGGAGCTGAAGGAGGACGGGAAAGAGAACAGCAAAGTGCCGTTCTTCTCCTGCTCTGCCTCGGCTGGGACAGAGACCTCAGAAAAGGCAAGCAGGGAGGAGGACTCCTTCAAGATGTCCTTTAGCCCCAAAGATGATTCATCCGTTCATCTCTTCCACCTGCCATCAGCCAGGTCTCCTAAGCTCAACCACAATCTAGCTGACAAGCAGCCGGCGCCGCTCAAGCAGGAAAACGCCAagacctgtctgtctgtcgcaGGCGGCCCGTGCCAGGTGGATGGAATCAAACAGGACCGCCACACAGAGCCAAACTATGCCACGgagagctgcagcagcagaggcGCCAAGCACAAGGAGAAGAGCAAGCATCACCACAAAGAGCTTAGCTTGGATGCCCACGACAGGAGCTCTAGTCCTTGCAAGGAGGATGCCACCATTGACAGTGCTGAATCGGCCTTACGGAAAACGGACAAAGAGGGCAAAGTTGTCAAAAAGTACAAACTGAAACACCGGGAGAAGGACAAGCACCGTAAGGACTGTGAGGTTGAGAAGGACAGGCACAAGCAGAAGGAAGCCAGGAAAGAGGGGCATAGGAACCTGGAGTTCGACCGGGAGTTCTGGAAGGAAAACTTTTTTAAAAGCGATGAGAATGAAGAGCCCCTGCCAGGGAGGACAGAGACCCCTGAAGGCAGTTCCCCACACAAAACGGCAGACTCATCCCCTGTcaaagaggaaaagagagaaggcagagagaaacacagcagcagcagcaaagaCCGGAGGCAGAAAGAGGACCGAGAAAAGGACAAAGCTGTGAAAAAGGAGAAGGATCTTCCCTCCAAGGAGGAGAAGGGAAAGGAGCTGAGAaccagtgagcaggaggagaggacgGATGGCGTGGCTTTGGACAGAGGGAATGAGGagtgcacacacagcagtgccatAAAAGATGAGCAGGATGAGCAGCCTGTAACAGAAAGGCACACTGAGCAAGACCTGTGGGACCAATCGGAGAAAGGCACCCGGGACAAAACTGAGAAGAGGACtttggggaaggagagggatgcCGAAAAGACAGACAAAAAGCATTCGGACAAAGAGAAAAAACCTAAAGGCGAGCACTCCCCTGAAAAATCTGAGCTGCACAACTGCACGGACAGGTGGAAAGAGCGGGAAAAGACAACAGCAGGTTCCTCCCACTCACCCGGAGACAGAAACCACAAGGAAAGTGAAAAGCTGAAGGCCATCCTGATGGCCAAAAGACCTGAGGAGAACAAGAAGAGCAGAGAGAGGCCTGAAAGGaagagtgagaaggagaaggtaGAGAAGGAGCGCAGTCTCGGGGagagcagggacagagagaggaacagcataGACAAGAGGGGGAAACCTCCAGAGAAAGTTCCAGATCAGGGCAAGCTTGACCGCATaaaggaaaaagagaaagacgGAGACaaaaagaagaaggagaaagggaaagacaTCACCTCTTCCACCTCTAACCTTAAATTGCttttggaagagaaaaagagcagCACATCTGAGAGCAACAGGATGtcccatgaaaaaaatatttccttgaAACTGAAGGAAGACGTACCTCGAACACCAGAGAAAGATCGGCGTGAACGAGACAAAGACGCTGATCGACATAGAGACCGGGACCGGCACAAAGACAGGTCCCAGCCCGCCAAAATCAGCAAGTCAAAGTCAAATGAGGTGGAGGCCGACAGAGCTAAACCCAAACCCTCGCCAGCCCCCAGAGACGTCCGGCCCAAGGAGAAGAGGTTGGTCAACGATGATCTCATGCAGACTAGCTTTGAGCGAATGCTGAGCCTGAAGGACCAGGAGATTGAGCAGTGGCACAGGAAGCACATGGAGAAGATCAaacagaaggagagggagaggatgaaGCAGCGGCCTGTAGCGGATTCTGGAAAGCTGAAGAGCAAGGACAGGTCAAAGAGCTCGGGGGGCGAGTCCTGCCACAGCAAGGAGCTTCTACGCTCAAAGAGCTCAGAGACCTCTGAAGTCCACAACCGAGAAAAGGTGCTCAAGGATGCCACCAGCTCAAGGTCATTCTCCCTGGATGCTAAGTGCCTCCCCCATTCTGGAAAGTTGGGCCTCAGCCTGGAGAACAGCCTGAGCCGCTCCCCCCGGCCTGAGGGGGAGAAGTCGATCCTCATGTCCAGATCGGTGTCCATGATCTCTGTGGCCAGTTCAGAGGACTCCTGCCAAGCAGCTGCCCTTACACCCAGGCCCCTAGCCGAGTATGACTCGGACTTTGCTCCAGAAGGTTCCGATTCCCAGCTCTCTTCCTCACAGGCTTCCTTCGTCGTCCACCCAGCCAGGTCCCCAGCTGTTCACGAAAAGGAATCTGAAGGTCTGCTTGATGCAGCTCAGCGTGGCAGGTCTACCCTTCCTGTCAGACATGCGTCACCGTACCTGAGATCCATCTTGGATGAAGATACAAAAGTTGCGTTGAGTGACGGGAGACCCTCTGAGGACCCTGGAAAGGCCAGTACAATGATACACTCCAGTGGGGAACATGCAAAGGGCACTCTACCTGACAGCAGTGTAGCATCTATTCAAGATGGCAACATTAGTCAAAGTCTGCCACCTCCAAGCTTCAGTCATTTTAGCTCCGATCCCGAGAACATCGCCAGTGGTGGAATTGAGGGGAACACCTCAAAAACTAACCTCCCAATCACATCAAACAGCAGTGATACTCTGAATAAGGATTATGATGAAATCCACATTCAGCAGGCCACGCATTCGGACAGCAGACAACAAAGCACTACAGAACTGAAGAGGCCTTGTATTACAGATCCCCTGTCAGAGAAAACCATGTTCTGGCCACCAGtggagaactgcaggacagagagCTCCAGCCAGAAATCAAATGTTGAACATAATGACAAAGCAACCAAAGACACTCTATCTGAAAATTCCTCAGAAGGAACATTCTCATCCCCTCTGACTTCTCAGCAGACGTTCTCCGTAATCCCCCAGGAACCTACAGAAGTCTCCTGTGAGCCTTCACAGGGCGGTGATGAAGCTTCACATCTGGGACCTGAGCTACAAGAAAAGGCTGGATTGTTGGAAGACACTGTTTGTAAGAGGGAGGACCTGAGGAAGGAACCTGTAAGTGCTAAAATAGAGTGGGTGAGCAGCCCAGGGCCCTCCAATACCCCGCTCTGCACCAGCACACACAAGACTGACAGAAGCACAGGGGATTCAGTGCTCATTTCCACAGCAGGCAGCATGGAAATCAAGGTCACGCCAGAGGATATGGAGGCTGAGAGTTTGGACTCTAAAGACTCCAAGGACTCAACAGGCCCAAGCGAGCTTCCTTTAGAGAAACAGGAAGGCAGCTGTCCCACACCATCTTACCCCACTGGATTGAGCTGTGCAGGCCCTGTCACTAAAGCAGAGGACCTAGCTGATGCTCCTGAGAGCAAAGAAAAGAATAGCGGTGTGGAGGTACCGGAAATTGCAGAGCCCTCATCAGATGATGCCCCCCAGACACTCCTAgctcatgaaataaaaaatgagccAGTTGATACTGCTCCCGACCACACTGCCCCAGAAGAGAACTCTCAGCTACAGGAACAGCTTGAGGCATCTGGAATACCACCATGTGGCCTGCAGGGGGACcctcacacagaacacagtaGCACCTGCTCAGGAAGCTCATCTCCACTGCAGGGGGAGGGCGACTCGCTGGGTGCCAAGGCCAAGATGCAGccgctggaggaggaggacaacCAAGTGAACCACccaaggaagaggaagatgcCGCGGGTGTCACAAGTCGGCCCCGGTGCTCAGCAGGCCAAGGACAAGGCCCAGCAGTCCCTGGCGGCCATTGTAGACTCTCTGAAGCTGGAGGAGATCCAGCCCTACCAGACGGAGAGGGCCAACCCCTACTACGAGTTTCTGCACATCCGCAGGAAGATCGAGGAGAAGAGGAAGGTACTGTGCAGCGTCATCCCTCAGGCACCACAGTACTACGACGAGTATGTCACCTTCAACGGATCCTACCTCCTGGATGGGAATCCCCTCAGCAAGCTGTGCATTCCGACT ATAACGCCACCACCCTCATTGCCTGACCCACTGAAAGAGATGTTTAAGCAGCAGGAAGTGGTACGCATGAAGCTGAGACTGCAACACAGCATTGAGCGG GAAAAGTTGATTGTTTCCAACGAACAAGAGGTCCTGCGCGTCCATTACCGTGCAGCCAGAACACTAGCCAATCAGTCGCTTCCTTTCAGTGCATGCACGGTCCTGCTGGATGCAGAGGTGTACAACATGCCCGCAGAGGCACAG gGAGAAGATGGTAAAACTTCTGTACGGGACAGGTTCAATGCCAGGCAGTTTATGTCTTGGTTACAGGATGTGGATGACAAGTTTGACAAACTAAAG ACGTGTCTGCTGATGCGGCAGCAGCACGAGGCCGCGGCGCTGAACGCCGTGCAGCGGCTGGAGTGGCAGCTGAAGCTGCAGGAGCTCGACCCCGCCATGTACAAGTCCACCAGCATCTTCCAGATCCCCGAGTTCTACATCCCGCTCGTCGAAGTCAACGACGACTTCGACCTCACTCCCATATGA